In one window of Miscanthus floridulus cultivar M001 chromosome 12, ASM1932011v1, whole genome shotgun sequence DNA:
- the LOC136497712 gene encoding histone H4 yields MSGRGKGGKGLGKGGAKRHRKVLRDNIQGITKPAIRRLARRGGVKRISGLIYEETRGVLKIFLENVIRDAVTYTEHARRKTVTAMDVVYALKRQGRTLYGFGG; encoded by the coding sequence ATGTCGGGGCGCGGCAAGGGCGGCAAGGGGTTGGGCAAGGGTGGCGCCAAGCGCCACCGCAAGGTGCTGCGCGACAACATCCAGGGCATCACCAAGCCGGCGATCCGGAGGCTGGCGAGGAGGGGCGGCGTCAAGCGCATCTCCGGGCTCATCTACGAGGAGACCCGCGGCGTGCTCAAGATCTTCCTCGAGAACGTCATCCGCGACGCCGTCACCTACACCGAGCACGCCCGCCGCAAGACCGTCACCGCCATGGACGTCGTCTACGCGCTCAAGCGCCAGGGCCGCACCCTCTACGGCTTCGGCGGCTAG